The following are encoded together in the Leptospira brenneri genome:
- a CDS encoding LIC11177 family protein has product MPVEKKSSVDEVLKREKLAKEFEKEKRNSEQKAIEQAAAKLSAQSPETTETSKSSKFITNIDIAFSQAKTDLRFYFLNDGTYADDFKKMFQENESLFKRYGITSQKYLEYIRESFDRYKKIHDMMPLDPMKPKHFKYVEDSIAELVRMFNQRFGK; this is encoded by the coding sequence ATGCCTGTAGAAAAAAAATCCTCAGTAGATGAGGTTTTAAAACGCGAAAAACTAGCAAAAGAATTCGAAAAAGAAAAACGTAATTCCGAACAAAAAGCGATCGAACAAGCAGCTGCTAAATTGTCAGCACAAAGTCCTGAAACAACGGAAACTTCCAAATCATCGAAATTCATTACCAATATCGATATTGCCTTCTCTCAGGCAAAAACTGACCTTAGGTTTTATTTTTTGAATGATGGAACTTATGCAGATGATTTCAAAAAGATGTTCCAAGAGAACGAATCCTTATTCAAACGTTATGGAATCACAAGCCAAAAGTATTTGGAATACATAAGAGAGTCTTTTGATCGTTATAAAAAAATCCACGACATGATGCCTCTTGATCCCATGAAACCCAAACATTTTAAGTATGTTGAAGACTCCATCGCAGAGCTTGTACGGATGTTCAACCAACGTTTTGGGAAGTAA
- the hisB gene encoding imidazoleglycerol-phosphate dehydratase HisB, whose protein sequence is MVESRKTSETDIRLDLNVRGTGVYQFDTEIPFFEHMLSHISKHGLIDMDLKLRGDIGIDCHHSVEDTAILMGQMIHTQLGDKKGIFRYGHFTLPMDEVLTTVAVDLGGRFYFKYSGPPIDGKFGIYDAELTLEFLQKFALNAKMNLHVVVHYGENRHHIHESIFKGLGKALRQAIAIDSLAKDQIPSTKGMLE, encoded by the coding sequence ATGGTGGAATCAAGAAAGACATCCGAAACAGACATCCGGTTGGACTTAAATGTCCGAGGAACCGGGGTCTACCAGTTTGATACAGAAATCCCGTTTTTTGAGCATATGCTCTCCCATATTTCCAAACACGGTCTCATCGATATGGATTTGAAACTCCGGGGAGATATTGGAATCGATTGCCATCACTCGGTGGAAGATACCGCCATCCTTATGGGTCAGATGATCCACACACAACTCGGTGACAAAAAGGGAATCTTTCGTTACGGTCATTTTACCTTACCTATGGATGAGGTACTTACAACCGTTGCAGTGGATCTTGGTGGAAGATTTTATTTTAAATACTCTGGTCCTCCTATCGATGGAAAGTTCGGAATTTATGATGCGGAACTCACGTTAGAGTTCCTTCAAAAATTTGCTCTCAATGCGAAGATGAATTTACACGTAGTGGTGCACTATGGTGAAAATCGTCACCACATCCATGAGTCTATTTTTAAGGGGCTCGGCAAAGCGTTACGACAAGCAATTGCTATCGATTCCCTGGCCAAAGATCAAATTCCTTCCACAAAAGGAATGCTCGAGTGA
- the hisH gene encoding imidazole glycerol phosphate synthase subunit HisH, translating into MIAVLDFGMGNIHSLLKAVSLYTTDFQFTSDIETVKKADKIILPGDGHFDKAMQNLNGAGFSSVLKEHVAAKKFLLGICIGYQVLFEDSDETSKPGATIPGLGLIRGKIRKFEGKPNLKVPHMGWNKLFDIKAKNTKLLKGIPNESFMYFIHSYRPVGVDRLDITANCHYYGESFPAVVEKETVFGTQFHPEKSDTIGLGILKNFIEL; encoded by the coding sequence GTGATCGCAGTTTTAGATTTTGGAATGGGGAATATCCATTCCTTACTCAAGGCAGTTTCTTTATACACAACAGATTTCCAGTTCACAAGTGATATCGAAACAGTAAAAAAAGCTGATAAAATCATTTTGCCTGGTGATGGTCATTTTGACAAAGCCATGCAAAATTTAAATGGAGCTGGGTTTTCTTCAGTTCTTAAAGAACATGTGGCGGCAAAAAAATTCTTACTTGGGATTTGTATTGGCTATCAGGTGTTATTTGAGGATTCTGATGAAACTTCAAAACCAGGAGCAACCATTCCTGGTCTCGGCCTTATCCGTGGAAAAATCAGAAAGTTTGAAGGAAAACCAAACTTGAAAGTTCCCCATATGGGTTGGAATAAACTTTTCGATATCAAAGCAAAAAATACAAAGTTACTCAAAGGAATTCCGAATGAGTCGTTTATGTATTTTATCCATTCTTACAGGCCTGTCGGAGTAGATCGTTTGGATATCACGGCTAACTGTCATTATTATGGAGAATCGTTCCCTGCCGTTGTGGAAAAAGAAACTGTATTTGGAACTCAGTTCCATCCTGAAAAATCAGATACAATAGGACTTGGAATCCTAAAAAATTTTATAGAACTTTAA
- the hisA gene encoding 1-(5-phosphoribosyl)-5-[(5-phosphoribosylamino)methylideneamino]imidazole-4-carboxamide isomerase, whose product MLVLPAIDLLDNEAVRLLQGDYSKKTVYSSEPEKMIQVFEEQGATLIHIVDLNAAKTGKSENEKAIRKIKDKCSVELELGGGIRSIDNMKFYDGLGVSRFILGTVAVEDVSVVEKGLKEYGQDRIVIGVDAKDGYVRTKGWETNSGIKYTEFLKSMYEMGIRHVIFTDISKDGMMAGPNTAVYLELLSQFPDLQLVASGGVSSVQDLVDLYDASKGKLFGAITGKAIYEGKLDLKESIRILSKKRDEN is encoded by the coding sequence ATGTTAGTATTACCTGCTATTGATCTTTTGGATAACGAAGCAGTTCGTTTACTCCAAGGAGATTATTCTAAAAAAACTGTTTATTCTTCTGAACCTGAGAAAATGATCCAGGTATTTGAAGAACAAGGTGCCACACTCATTCACATTGTTGATTTAAACGCTGCCAAAACAGGAAAATCAGAAAACGAAAAAGCAATTCGCAAAATCAAAGACAAATGTTCTGTTGAGCTTGAGTTAGGTGGAGGAATTCGTTCCATCGACAATATGAAATTTTATGATGGCCTCGGGGTGTCGCGGTTCATTTTAGGAACTGTGGCTGTGGAAGATGTTTCCGTTGTAGAAAAGGGTCTCAAAGAATACGGCCAGGACAGAATCGTGATTGGTGTGGATGCTAAGGACGGTTATGTTCGTACCAAAGGTTGGGAAACCAATTCTGGAATCAAATACACGGAATTTTTAAAATCAATGTATGAGATGGGAATCCGTCATGTAATCTTTACGGATATCTCAAAAGATGGGATGATGGCAGGGCCAAACACAGCGGTCTATTTGGAGTTGTTGTCCCAGTTTCCAGATTTACAGCTTGTGGCTTCGGGAGGAGTTTCCTCCGTCCAAGATCTAGTGGATTTGTATGATGCTTCTAAGGGCAAACTCTTTGGAGCTATCACAGGAAAAGCCATTTATGAAGGAAAATTAGATCTAAAAGAAAGTATCAGGATTCTAAGTAAGAAGAGGGATGAAAATTAA
- a CDS encoding thioredoxin domain-containing protein has protein sequence MNRKNLALAGVIGGAIGLIVSFLLAIEYFGIGTENIANSACSALGGGDSCLKVAESSYSAIPGVPFLGNVPIALLGFGFYGLLTYSFFLITRAKTNEEVSKTISLLFPVLVLGFVLDLVLFGISVGIIGTICQLCFVTYIVTIALLTILFLLWKTEGKPALNIPSALKEGIATLGLVYFFSFSLGFATSKMWVNSASSNTLATSKGMDSAEIQSKVAAYFQEPTLGIQVAGSPFIGKKDAPITIVKYADYNCGHCLHTSHILHTVLSEYDGMVRVVYKNFPLDGSCNRLMQQPRPGATSCVAAIAAICADKQGKFEPMYRGLYDNLEKGVAHSGSSVVNLANSIGLNVNSLKACMASREAQNQLNAEIDEAEKLNIQSTPSLYINDRRIESGTPNPIFLKTLLEQIIQKM, from the coding sequence ATGAATCGTAAGAATTTAGCATTAGCAGGAGTGATCGGTGGAGCCATTGGACTCATTGTCTCTTTCCTATTAGCAATTGAGTATTTTGGCATAGGAACCGAAAATATTGCCAATTCCGCATGTTCTGCATTAGGTGGTGGTGATTCCTGCTTAAAAGTAGCGGAGAGTTCTTATTCGGCAATCCCCGGAGTTCCTTTTCTAGGGAATGTTCCTATTGCCTTACTTGGTTTTGGTTTTTATGGGTTACTGACTTATTCTTTCTTTTTGATCACTAGAGCAAAAACAAACGAAGAAGTATCTAAAACGATCTCTCTTCTTTTCCCTGTTCTTGTTTTAGGATTTGTTTTAGATTTGGTTCTCTTTGGAATCTCTGTTGGAATCATCGGAACTATTTGCCAACTTTGTTTCGTAACTTATATCGTCACGATTGCCCTTCTTACGATTTTATTTCTACTTTGGAAAACAGAAGGAAAACCTGCTCTAAACATTCCTTCGGCCTTAAAAGAAGGAATCGCCACACTAGGTCTTGTTTATTTCTTCAGTTTTTCTTTAGGATTTGCAACAAGCAAAATGTGGGTGAATAGCGCAAGTTCCAACACTCTGGCAACTTCCAAAGGAATGGATTCTGCAGAAATTCAATCTAAAGTTGCGGCGTATTTTCAAGAGCCTACACTTGGAATCCAAGTAGCTGGATCACCTTTTATTGGTAAAAAAGATGCACCGATAACAATTGTTAAATATGCTGATTACAATTGTGGTCACTGTTTGCATACAAGCCATATCTTACACACCGTCCTTTCTGAATATGACGGAATGGTTCGGGTCGTTTATAAAAACTTTCCATTGGATGGGTCATGTAACCGTTTGATGCAACAACCTAGACCGGGTGCCACTTCTTGTGTGGCTGCCATTGCTGCTATTTGTGCTGATAAACAAGGGAAGTTTGAACCGATGTATCGTGGACTTTACGATAACTTAGAGAAGGGTGTAGCACATTCTGGCTCTAGTGTTGTGAACTTGGCAAACTCCATTGGATTGAATGTTAATTCGTTGAAAGCTTGTATGGCATCTAGAGAAGCACAAAATCAGTTGAATGCAGAAATTGATGAAGCAGAAAAGTTGAATATCCAATCCACTCCTTCCCTTTATATCAACGATAGAAGGATCGAAAGTGGAACTCCAAATCCAATTTTCTTAAAAACACTTTTGGAACAAATCATCCAAAAGATGTAA
- a CDS encoding N-acetylneuraminate synthase family protein yields MDFHIGKKTLTRNSAPYLVAEIGLNHNADLEIGKRTIAKAKESGAHAVKFQTYRTEEFIDNSNPDVKFLFDIFKQYELNESQHKEFQRTALDLGLDFFSTPLCESAVDLLCGLDVPVLKIASGDIVNLPLLKKSTESGKPLIVSTGAALPEEVTRAISFFRKEKAEICLLHCVSMYPTPLNKVNLQSIPFYLDTTEYVVGFSDHSDGTLASSVAVSLGAVVFEKHFTLDRNLEGPDHGISMDPIMFSKLAEDLKISFEMGGEYGKNTHSEETNGWFYGRRSLYKKGNSILSLRPALHTKDNTVLNSWELDRAGDPSLLQEGPIRLAPKY; encoded by the coding sequence TTGGATTTTCATATTGGGAAAAAAACTCTTACTAGAAATTCTGCACCGTATTTGGTCGCAGAAATCGGACTGAATCATAATGCTGATTTAGAAATTGGAAAACGAACCATTGCCAAAGCAAAGGAATCTGGAGCCCATGCCGTTAAATTTCAAACATACAGAACGGAAGAGTTTATTGATAATTCCAATCCAGATGTAAAATTTCTTTTTGATATTTTCAAACAATACGAATTAAACGAATCACAACATAAAGAATTCCAAAGAACAGCACTGGACCTAGGGCTCGATTTTTTTTCCACACCTCTTTGTGAGTCTGCCGTCGATTTACTCTGTGGACTAGATGTTCCTGTTTTAAAAATCGCTTCTGGTGATATTGTTAATTTACCCTTACTCAAAAAATCCACCGAATCAGGAAAACCGCTGATTGTTTCTACGGGAGCTGCACTGCCAGAAGAAGTGACAAGAGCAATTTCCTTTTTCAGAAAAGAGAAAGCTGAAATATGTTTACTTCATTGTGTATCCATGTATCCAACTCCTTTAAACAAAGTAAATCTTCAGTCGATTCCCTTCTATTTGGATACAACAGAGTATGTTGTGGGTTTTAGCGATCATTCAGATGGAACTCTTGCCTCCTCTGTTGCCGTAAGTTTAGGTGCTGTTGTCTTTGAAAAACATTTTACCTTAGATCGAAATTTAGAAGGACCTGACCATGGAATCTCCATGGATCCAATCATGTTTTCTAAACTTGCAGAAGATTTAAAAATTAGTTTTGAGATGGGTGGCGAATATGGAAAGAACACTCATTCTGAAGAAACGAATGGTTGGTTTTACGGAAGAAGATCTCTCTACAAAAAAGGAAACTCTATCTTAAGCCTAAGACCAGCCTTACATACAAAAGACAATACCGTTTTGAATTCTTGGGAGTTGGACCGTGCGGGAGATCCTTCTCTTTTACAAGAAGGACCCATTCGTTTAGCACCTAAGTATTAA
- the feoB gene encoding ferrous iron transport protein B, with amino-acid sequence MKDKKIYLVGNPNCGKSTLFNQLTGLKQKTGNFSGVTVEKREGTLNLNGSDWIITDLPGTYGLGGVAEDKKIAYEVLLSRKPEEQVIYVLDALNLERGLQFLLQVIDMGVPTIVVLTMKDVLEKKRIQLDLEKLKKSIGLPFILVNAKSGEGIDSLKEVLKNPNSFQKQSRLWTWGTKEESFLNKTKQKLGIQTNEAEFFLSQSLKYLNKDPHLSEERYFLRFPEETRNWLRSEVEGKGYLFYYQEEMIHRSFLIKKVLSEAITYPKSVPGSFEEKLDKLLLHPILGFICFFLLMGLLFQSLFSFAEVPMDLIESGITNLQSLVESFLSDGLLRSLITEGIIGGVGSVIVFIPQIALLFLFIGILEESGYLARASFLMDRIMGKFGLSGKSFIPLLSSAACAVPAILGTRTIENKSDRFTTIMVSPLVMCSARYPVYILIVGTVFSFPPIFGIFNVQGFVLFSMFFLGMITSFGFALLFRKTVFKEDASYFVMELPRYNVPSIKSLFHTVYGKVKSFLSSAGQIILYISVLLWFLSHFPAEYKDNEWKTSPIETSYIGTIGKTIEPAIEPMGFDWKIGISILTSFAAREVMVSTLAVLYGSEENEESESLRATLRKETRPDGSLVWTPLSGFSLLIFFAFASQCMSTLAVTKKETGTIFWPVVQFLYMTSLAVTSSFLIFQLGKILGFV; translated from the coding sequence ATGAAAGATAAAAAAATTTATTTAGTTGGGAATCCTAATTGTGGGAAATCAACCCTCTTCAATCAACTCACAGGCCTCAAACAAAAAACAGGAAACTTCAGTGGAGTGACTGTAGAAAAAAGAGAAGGAACTCTTAACTTAAATGGATCCGACTGGATCATCACCGACTTACCAGGGACATACGGCCTCGGTGGAGTTGCAGAAGATAAAAAAATAGCTTACGAAGTTTTACTTTCCAGAAAACCAGAAGAACAGGTCATTTATGTTTTAGATGCTTTGAATCTAGAAAGAGGTCTTCAATTTTTACTACAAGTTATCGATATGGGGGTCCCCACCATTGTTGTTCTTACAATGAAAGATGTACTTGAGAAAAAAAGAATCCAACTCGATTTAGAGAAACTAAAAAAATCTATTGGTCTTCCGTTTATTCTTGTCAATGCAAAGTCAGGAGAAGGAATCGATTCCTTAAAAGAAGTATTAAAAAATCCGAATAGTTTTCAAAAACAATCTAGGTTGTGGACTTGGGGAACAAAAGAAGAATCATTCTTAAACAAAACAAAACAAAAACTGGGAATCCAAACAAACGAAGCAGAATTCTTTTTATCACAGTCTTTAAAATATTTAAACAAAGATCCCCACCTAAGTGAAGAACGTTATTTTCTTAGGTTCCCAGAAGAAACAAGAAACTGGTTACGTTCTGAGGTTGAAGGCAAAGGATATCTTTTTTATTACCAAGAAGAAATGATCCACCGATCTTTTCTGATTAAAAAGGTTTTGTCTGAAGCCATCACTTATCCTAAATCCGTACCTGGAAGCTTTGAAGAAAAATTAGATAAACTTCTATTACATCCAATTCTTGGATTTATTTGTTTTTTTCTTTTGATGGGACTCTTATTCCAAAGTTTATTTAGTTTTGCTGAAGTCCCGATGGATCTAATTGAATCGGGGATTACAAACTTACAATCATTAGTGGAATCATTTCTCAGTGATGGCCTACTAAGATCACTCATCACAGAAGGGATCATTGGTGGTGTAGGAAGTGTCATTGTATTCATTCCTCAAATTGCTTTGTTATTTCTATTCATTGGAATTTTGGAAGAATCTGGATACTTAGCACGTGCAAGTTTTCTTATGGATCGAATTATGGGGAAGTTCGGGTTATCTGGAAAATCTTTTATCCCGCTCCTTTCCTCTGCTGCCTGTGCCGTCCCTGCCATCCTTGGAACGAGAACCATAGAAAATAAATCAGATCGTTTTACAACGATTATGGTATCGCCCCTCGTAATGTGTTCGGCACGGTATCCCGTTTATATTCTCATCGTTGGAACTGTTTTTAGTTTTCCACCAATATTTGGAATCTTCAATGTCCAAGGATTTGTTTTGTTTTCTATGTTTTTTTTGGGAATGATCACTAGTTTTGGATTTGCACTTCTATTTCGCAAAACAGTGTTTAAAGAAGATGCCTCTTATTTTGTGATGGAACTCCCCAGATACAATGTTCCGTCGATCAAAAGTTTATTTCATACAGTTTATGGAAAAGTGAAATCATTTTTATCTTCCGCCGGTCAGATCATTTTATATATTTCTGTCCTTCTTTGGTTTCTCAGTCATTTCCCAGCGGAATACAAAGATAATGAATGGAAAACTAGTCCCATTGAAACTTCATACATTGGAACCATAGGAAAAACCATAGAACCAGCAATTGAACCAATGGGGTTTGATTGGAAAATTGGGATCTCGATTCTCACATCTTTTGCGGCCAGGGAAGTGATGGTTTCCACCTTAGCAGTGCTATATGGCTCAGAAGAGAATGAAGAAAGTGAATCCTTACGAGCCACCCTTCGCAAAGAAACTAGGCCAGATGGATCTCTGGTTTGGACACCACTGTCAGGATTTTCCTTACTTATATTTTTTGCTTTTGCTAGCCAGTGTATGTCCACCCTCGCGGTAACAAAAAAAGAAACAGGTACGATCTTTTGGCCGGTGGTTCAATTTTTATATATGACTTCTCTTGCCGTTACTTCCTCCTTTCTCATTTTTCAATTGGGAAAAATTTTAGGATTTGTTTAA
- a CDS encoding FeoA family protein yields the protein MTVKDLKIGEIAEIVSLDSEKLPRPMLTELLELGFFPGAEIILKHKSLLLGKMICVLSGTTIALRTNDGKAIQVKIKQT from the coding sequence ATGACTGTAAAAGATTTAAAAATTGGCGAAATTGCAGAAATCGTTTCCTTAGATTCAGAAAAACTTCCAAGACCCATGTTGACAGAACTACTCGAACTTGGTTTTTTCCCAGGAGCAGAAATCATTTTAAAACACAAATCCTTACTTCTAGGGAAGATGATTTGTGTTTTAAGCGGAACAACGATTGCACTACGGACGAATGACGGGAAGGCAATTCAAGTCAAAATCAAACAAACATGA
- a CDS encoding ABC1 kinase family protein, with amino-acid sequence MDSLSELVSFGLQSSLRVAHSSFVFTTKAFGILAQLAKGEPNHREIAITLREAFSHLGATYIKLGQFIASAPSIFPKEYVEEMQACLDSVRPVAYRDVRSSVERELGGKLETLFHSFEETPLASASIAQVHAAVTKEGLDVVVKVQRPDVHLTLKTDMQILGILTKILAFIAPEFKKSGLTAMFEEFQISILQEIDFIQEAKNIEEFEDYLLRVKESRARVPRVYHTLSSKKVLTMERFYGVPITDEAGLRKFTNNPRKVLSDALEIWFSSLSNQGFFHADVHAGNLMILKDGTIGFIDFGIVGRISPKIWKGLMLFTQGIGIGEPTLVAQGLVEMDSTDSGVNPAVLAKELDSVFNELESVYVHLTDNEMFDESKVNRIMYEMKEIAEKNGLKIPREFALLMKQMLYFDRYVKSMAPEINLFRDSQKFAIS; translated from the coding sequence ATGGATTCCCTTTCTGAACTAGTTTCTTTTGGCCTACAATCAAGCCTTCGAGTCGCCCATTCCAGTTTTGTCTTCACTACCAAGGCATTTGGGATCCTCGCCCAACTGGCAAAGGGAGAGCCAAATCATAGGGAAATCGCAATTACCCTCCGGGAAGCGTTTTCTCATCTGGGAGCCACTTATATCAAACTTGGCCAGTTCATCGCCAGTGCTCCTTCTATTTTCCCAAAAGAGTATGTAGAGGAAATGCAAGCCTGTTTGGATTCGGTAAGGCCCGTTGCTTACCGAGACGTCCGTTCCTCCGTAGAACGCGAATTGGGTGGAAAACTAGAAACCCTATTCCATAGTTTTGAAGAAACTCCCCTTGCCTCTGCTTCTATTGCACAAGTCCACGCTGCCGTTACCAAAGAAGGACTCGATGTAGTTGTCAAAGTTCAAAGGCCAGATGTCCACCTAACTTTAAAAACCGACATGCAGATTTTAGGAATCTTAACTAAAATTCTCGCATTCATTGCTCCTGAATTTAAAAAATCGGGACTGACTGCTATGTTTGAAGAGTTCCAAATCTCTATCTTACAAGAAATTGATTTCATCCAAGAAGCAAAGAACATCGAAGAGTTTGAAGATTATTTATTACGAGTTAAAGAATCAAGAGCCAGAGTTCCCAGAGTGTATCATACCTTATCTTCAAAGAAGGTTTTGACCATGGAACGATTTTATGGAGTGCCCATCACTGATGAAGCGGGACTTCGTAAATTCACAAACAATCCTAGAAAGGTTCTAAGTGATGCATTGGAAATTTGGTTTTCTTCTTTATCCAACCAAGGTTTTTTTCATGCAGATGTTCATGCAGGAAATTTAATGATTCTAAAAGATGGAACCATCGGTTTTATCGACTTTGGAATTGTTGGAAGGATTTCTCCTAAAATCTGGAAGGGGTTAATGCTTTTCACACAAGGAATTGGGATTGGTGAACCAACTTTAGTGGCACAAGGACTAGTGGAAATGGATTCAACAGACAGCGGTGTTAATCCAGCAGTCCTTGCAAAGGAACTCGATTCTGTTTTTAATGAATTAGAATCTGTTTATGTGCATTTAACTGATAATGAGATGTTTGACGAATCCAAAGTGAATCGGATTATGTATGAGATGAAGGAAATTGCAGAAAAAAACGGATTAAAAATCCCAAGAGAGTTTGCCCTGCTCATGAAACAAATGTTATACTTCGACAGATACGTGAAATCGATGGCTCCGGAAATTAACTTGTTCCGTGATTCACAAAAATTTGCTATCTCATAA
- a CDS encoding helicase — MSQETVLYQELEKLDLNEIKKIASLWNIQKIPGKDKKSTILGLMEIFQDEFYLKGVLEKFTPLQVNILTSILKNKGVMTLGEISRKVNIPPINVEMELNVLRKYYLLYQRKNRERLTNNLDKYHTYDEYLRLIKVETNPKGEKFKFSIEKALHKATLAELPEEWKEAVGAKKGEHIESFLKNALEQEFLQKLIEGLSDFDKDILHQIYIHGGVIEADTIRNYITVNRGKFEQTIPHLTSLYLVRDLYYVEDKFIRVIVIPKEILDHLQFSPILPPVKKGTRVRQEKISANGLDFFLNVKKLISYISRKGLNLAKSGKIKQADHKRTETELLSPDIEIFPEKSQVYQIELILPILKLLGYVDIKGENVILIQETDEFLKKDIFEIMKLVIHEVNEARTRRLNPAEVFTATEVPFYEKGILDKTVKLIMAHGKINTSVIFSHIIRDHLVFSPTFQIKTYEEDLADLRKEIISAIFYLQLFGLIEVEYPQRNLSLSELGAHYFNHEALVTVTEKGGITINPDFSIIAFPDRVSLNGIHLLKAFCELKDYDRVYTFLLTKDSFQLGILLGYDKETFVHFLRESSKADLAQNLLFLLDDWGNNLPIVTITEDSVLLRTKDSQVMELLLGQIKGKKFVLEEVSPTGIIIEKSKVMEVIAIAEKLNMIIRLNR; from the coding sequence ATGAGCCAAGAAACTGTCCTGTACCAAGAGTTAGAGAAACTCGATCTCAACGAGATCAAAAAAATCGCCAGCCTTTGGAACATCCAAAAGATCCCGGGAAAGGACAAAAAATCGACCATTTTGGGTCTCATGGAGATTTTCCAGGACGAATTCTACTTAAAAGGGGTTCTGGAAAAGTTCACCCCCCTCCAAGTCAATATTCTGACTTCTATTTTAAAGAACAAAGGGGTCATGACTCTTGGGGAAATTTCCAGAAAGGTCAACATTCCACCAATCAACGTGGAGATGGAACTTAACGTTCTCAGAAAATACTATCTATTATACCAAAGAAAGAATCGTGAACGTTTAACTAATAATTTAGATAAATACCATACTTATGATGAATACTTAAGACTCATCAAAGTAGAAACAAATCCAAAAGGTGAGAAGTTTAAATTCTCTATTGAGAAAGCTTTACACAAAGCCACACTCGCAGAACTTCCGGAAGAATGGAAAGAAGCTGTTGGTGCCAAAAAAGGCGAACACATTGAATCATTCTTAAAGAATGCTCTAGAACAAGAATTTCTTCAGAAACTAATTGAAGGGCTTTCTGATTTTGATAAAGATATACTGCACCAGATTTACATTCATGGTGGTGTGATTGAAGCAGATACAATCCGCAATTACATCACTGTGAACAGAGGTAAGTTTGAACAAACCATTCCTCATCTAACTTCGCTTTATTTGGTTCGCGACTTATACTATGTAGAAGACAAATTCATTCGAGTGATTGTCATTCCAAAAGAAATTTTGGATCATCTACAATTTTCTCCTATTTTACCTCCTGTAAAAAAAGGAACTCGTGTTCGTCAGGAAAAAATTTCTGCAAATGGTCTCGATTTTTTCTTAAACGTAAAAAAACTAATCTCTTATATTTCGCGTAAAGGTTTGAACCTTGCTAAATCAGGAAAAATCAAACAAGCCGATCACAAAAGAACGGAAACAGAACTTTTATCTCCTGATATCGAAATTTTTCCAGAGAAAAGCCAAGTATATCAAATTGAACTCATCCTTCCTATCTTAAAACTTTTAGGATATGTTGATATCAAAGGTGAAAACGTAATTCTCATCCAAGAGACTGATGAGTTTTTAAAGAAAGATATCTTTGAAATCATGAAACTTGTGATTCACGAAGTGAATGAAGCAAGAACACGTCGTCTAAATCCTGCTGAAGTATTTACTGCCACCGAAGTTCCGTTTTACGAAAAAGGAATTTTAGACAAAACTGTAAAACTCATTATGGCGCATGGAAAGATCAACACATCTGTGATCTTTTCACATATCATTCGTGACCATTTGGTTTTTTCTCCTACCTTCCAAATCAAAACTTACGAAGAAGATTTGGCTGATTTACGTAAAGAAATCATTTCTGCTATTTTTTACTTACAACTGTTTGGTCTTATTGAAGTAGAATACCCACAAAGAAACTTAAGTTTGTCTGAACTGGGTGCACATTACTTTAACCATGAAGCATTGGTAACCGTCACAGAAAAAGGTGGAATTACCATCAACCCAGACTTCTCGATCATTGCTTTCCCTGATCGTGTGTCACTCAATGGAATTCATTTATTAAAAGCTTTCTGTGAATTAAAAGATTACGACAGAGTATATACTTTCCTTCTTACCAAAGATAGTTTCCAATTGGGAATTTTACTTGGTTATGACAAGGAAACCTTCGTTCATTTTTTAAGAGAATCTTCGAAAGCGGACCTTGCACAAAACTTACTCTTCTTACTAGATGATTGGGGTAACAACCTACCAATCGTGACCATTACAGAAGATTCAGTTCTCCTTAGAACCAAAGATTCCCAAGTGATGGAATTACTTCTTGGTCAAATCAAAGGGAAAAAGTTCGTATTGGAAGAGGTGAGCCCAACAGGAATCATCATTGAGAAGTCGAAGGTGATGGAAGTGATCGCCATTGCAGAAAAACTAAACATGATCATTCGATTGAACCGGTAA